The genomic stretch ATTATACAGGGCTCTATCAGAATGGAATCTATTAGAactattaaacattttttcagcgtaaatatttttatttcacatgACGCAATTTACGTGGCGTTGTGTTGAAAATATGCATGGATATTATTTGGTTAAAGACGTTGCAGATTGCAAATGCATGAAAtaagaagaatatttgtttgtttcacatgtaagatGGACATATGTTTCACTCGTGaacactttattttacattttcaatctTGGCTGTGCCACTAAAAATATTGTATCTGAAATTCACTCGGCGAAGTATATTTCgatcttgcactgaaacaaacaaatatcctctatgcatatatgaataaatttaatagAATATAATCTTCAAGCAataataaattatagaaatacagCCAAATATGCTATGCAGTTAAGAAAGGAAATATTTGCAGATGTTGTTGCTTCTTAATAACTTAAATgtgtattttgtgatatcttggccatccttttctgtatatttttaaatGGCCAAAGTTGTATTGTATTTGGTGATATGCCAATACATCTGAAACAGAAACTAGATTTGTCGTATATACTTAGAAAGTTATACCGCTAATGTAACAGATTTCAATAGTTTACAGAGGTTTAAAATTATGACAACATATATAGACCCAATGCTTTcacttatttttgtttcatataattcaaaaatataaacaattcaaatcaaattattgtgATTGTGATTACTATGATTTTCTTGTTCAATCATGGTATCAAACAGTTTTTTGTTCCCATCTACTCAAgttacaaattatatttttatttgttttgttgttgttgttgttgtatcaAGGTTTTATCATGGTATCAAACTGCTTTTTGTTCCAGTCCATTCTTGTCTTTACACCAGATATCCCCAGCTCTTCTGCGTTCTTGTATTGATTATGGTCAAGATATTCCTTCCCAACTTCATTCCATTTCCCCTGCTTGATCAAGTCTGTTGTTTTGGGTCCTAGATCTCCCCTGTATACTGCATTCACGACCGCCGTTTTCACATTGGAAGGCAGTTTGTCGTAAACATCTTTTCCCACTTTATTTCTTGCTCTTGGTTCATATATGTTGTCAACGTCATGCTGATAAATAACATAAAGAAGAAATTAGTATACCGTTAGCCAAATATCATGACATTTGAATAAATGCGTTTTGAATGTTGTGTTATGGCGTTAGTATTTATTTAATCTAAAACAAGAGTAGATACAAAACGATAAGAAAGTAAATTAAATTTCTGAAACTCGACTATTCCTTTACACAGGTTTGTAACAGTGGCTCTAAACGTGAATGGAATTTTCTGATGCTGCAAATTTCGGCTGCACTACTAATATATAGCACACCTAAAACGTTTTCGTAAGAAAACTTTCAACTGATTATTGATTCAACTGACTTTCACCACTAATTAAGCCAATGTGACACTTGAACTTGAAGACTGTTATAAAAGTATTTCTCATTATAGTTAAAACAACATGCATATATCATTGTATAACTGCTTTCTTGAAAATGGTATTAGGtaaaatattatatgtataatttttaaTTACATTGAATAGAGCACGAGCTTGGTCTTCCGTTATTGTTTGCTGTCCCGACTTGACATTGTTGAAATCAACCCCAGGTACGATCTTCTCAAACGTTTCCTTGGCACCATCTCTGTTTAAATTAAACCCTATTCCTgaaaatttttacttttcatgtttatttctattccatttaTGGACTACGAATTTGCATGACATTGTCTCAACAGGTTGAATATTGCATTGTTATGTAAAATGGTCCATTAGTATGTAAACGTATATTTCAGTACCCAGATTAGAGATATAACATTACAATGATTTAAGGATATCTtgcaaaactgtttaaaatgCAGTTTTTCAAAGTTAACAGAGTACCTAAATACCGCAGATTAACTACTGGAATTGTTACAGTTTAGAAATTAAATTCATCGTATGAGTCTAAATATTGCAGTACTGTAAATATTGAATGAGCAAAGAGAGTTCACTCTGTGTGTCAAAATgacaagggaggtaatttgtatTCTTACCTATGGTCGTGTCATGAACTTTTGGATTTTTTGGTTGAGCATCGTATGCTTTTATTCTAATCCCTTCATATTTTTCTATCACTTTCTTcatatctaaataaaaatatatataatatacatctTTTAAACACTGCAGTTAATGTTATTCATTGCTaaattaatgtcaaattttaacCGTGACTAACGCAGTAGAATGCTATGAATACACACTTTTCAGAACTCAAGAAATCCCGTGTACTTACAGTTATTTGTAAATAACTGTACTttctaaattctgaaaaaaagtatcTTTCGACGTCAGGGTGGCGAATCACGTGATCGTTGTACGTCATATCGCTATTCCGCAAAGAAGAAATTATCAACAAAAGTCGTCGATTCAAATCTTCAAATCAATGTAAGTTTTTTATTCCTCAACCAATTTCTATGAAATATGTTGCATGCGAAGGAGAAAACAGTATTCTATCTCACAAGTTAATGGTTTCCTTCTAGACCGTcgttaaatatacaaacaccCTGGAAAACCTTTTCTACTCGGCTTGATCGCATTGGCTTATCCaccaagaaaatgttatttttgacatgtattttataaaaatcctGTTCCAGTGGTCATGTATTCGCAAAGAAAACTTCCAACGTTTTCTATTTACCcgaatgaaacatatttaatacGAGTATCAGTGAAAAGGAAAACGTGTATTTTGTGAATATGCTAATCCATAAAGAAAACAATCAAGTCATTTTTTTCAGGAGCATGGCCGATCCAGAAACGGGTGATTTAGCTAACCTCTGTGGAACTTGTGGAAgaagttttaagtaaaaaagaaatCTTTATACCCATGAGAAAGAGCATGCTGGTACTTTGCCGTTCCATTGTTGTGGAAATTCATTCGCTTCTCGCCAAATTCTACGACGACACAGGTAATAAGCATGTTTACACTAGTACAATTCGTAGACATATTAGTGATCGATCTGTTTGGCAACTATTGGTATGCTTTGTTGCTATTGTCCTTCAGTTTGTAAACTACGAATCCTGGCTATATCTTATACAGTTATAAAtcgaattttatataactttataaaacctGAGAGCATACGATGTACAGCACTGAGCTGACTAAATCAAATGTCAAGTCTCACGGGGGGGATTCAAACCTATTATATAGAGTTAAATAACAATATTTCGTGTTCGATATATAGCTTACACATAAATGTATcaatttttcatacatgtacatgtccgCTAGTGTTGAAATATACCACACCATCCAGCATGCAGGATGGGCCTCGGACCTTGATAGGAATGAAATATACTtaggaaataaaaatatgtctCTATATTTTATCAGGTGAATAATATATGGGCGGGACTTTGGATGCGTATTAATTGAATAACGAGTGCATAGCACGAGTGATTTATTACTCGCATCCAAACGACCGCCCATATATTAATCGtcgataaaatatagaaacatatttattatttcgactCTAACACGACAAAATCCGAACTATGTTTAACGTATTGCATCATTTCATTGtaacgtcaaaaaaaaaaaaaaaaaaaaaacggacgaCAATTGGACGCGCTTGTTTATATAGGAAATGTTGCGGGTCGTGTTAGAAATCTTGTTTCTTTGCACGTAAAAGTATGGCTCTGGCGAAAATTGTCACGCAATAagtattgtaatcatgggttccATAGACACAATAGTCATCCATCATCCATGTACGTAGGGGTTcaactttgaaaaatttagaggcttgtaacatttttttcagtatctCTCGTATAGAAAATAGGTACTCGATTGCCAAGGAcagattattttatatattatagaCAGTTAAACGGACGCCATGAATTACGGGAATGGAAATGGGTGGCTGGTTTCTATCCTAATAACGTCAGTTTTATGCGTAACCGAGCCCAAATGAATATATAGAAGAGGGCGCAGTTACACATACAACTGTCACATTGAGATACGAACCAGCTACTTCCGTTCCTGAAAATGATTGCGCTCGTGTAGCCttctttatgtattttatagagaGTAGTATCAGGAAATAATTAATCCAGGTAATTCAGCGCATATGATTCTTTTACTGAGTGTCTCACTTATTCTATTACAGGTGCAGCGTTCACGGAGAAAACAAACAGTTTGTTTGTACCACATGCCACATAGAATTTTCTACACAATCGGGCATAAATGAACACGAAAGAAATGGGAAAAAAAGACCAGAAATATTCATGTGACATTTGTGGACTGAAGGCAAGCAAGTACTCTGGGCTGAAGTCTCATATGGCAACACATCaagaagaaaaaaggaaaagatGCCCTGTGTGTAATGCTGCGTACAAACATTTAAGTTCCTTATCTCGAGTAGCTGTTAGTACATGTAACTAATGTTTTATACGACGTATGTtttaaacgaatatatatcaatatatcctTGAAATATTTATCTctgtttttacattttgtatctcTCCATTTTAAAAACTCATTTCTGTAAATAGCAAAACCGCTTTGCAAGTCAAAATGAACGATTATGGTAGCTGACTTGGTGGATTAGCGTAAAATTGTTTTCTTGGTGGATTAGCATATTCACAAAACACACGTTTTCCTTTTCACTGATACTCTGATTTCgtattaaatatgtttatttcgaGTAATTAGAAAACTTTGGAAGTTTTTTATGCGAATACATGACCACTTGAACAGAATTTGTATAAGATACatgtcaaaaataacattttcttggtGGATAAGCCAATGCGATCGGGCCGAGTAGAAAAGGTTTTCCAGGGTGTTTGTATATTTAGAGACGGTCTAGAAGGAAACCATTAACATGGGAGATAGTATACTGTTTTCTCCTTTGCAAGCAACATATTTCATAGAAATtggttgagaaaaaaaatcttacattgATTTGAAGATTTGAATCGACGACTTTTGTTGATAATTTCTTCTTTGCGGAATAGCGATATGACGTACAACGATCACGTGATTCGCCACCCTGACGTTAGGCGGAGTTAACAAAAGAATATCAAATACAGATACAAAATACAGATAATCAGGAAAACTATATTTTACATGTCACaaagtgagaaaaatgtgcatttgGTTCGGTATTGGCTCGAACCCGAGACACTTCCTTACAGAGCGACTCGACTAAGTTAACCGACTGCCTCGCACATATAATTATCAATGTCACATGGTGAGTCAGTCCATCAGGGGCTTGCTGCCAAGTTGCTGGGCTTGTGTTCTACCGACTGAGCTGACATCTCAACATATTAGAGATTCGTCCACGAATTCGGGAGATTCACACTATTTCAAGCGttgtaagactgaccaagcacGAATGCCACGGTCCAACATCAAAGGGTGATATAACTGCAGTCAATGCGGACCCCTCGCTTAAAGGGTGATGGCTGTACTGACTGACCTTATTCTGACCGACTGTTCCCCATGTGACTAAATTCGTACCGTGACATATAAATCTTTAGTTAACAAGCTGCATTTCAGTTCAATAACACTGTTGTATTAATATTATAGTCAAACACAATAAGGTGTATACAGTAACAAATTCACCTGTACAGTACGAATTTTCATGCCTTCGTTTAAGAAACATACTGCATGTATATAGTTGTTACCTGTTTCGGGTTCCAATGCTGGTTTCCTCTCTGGTACAGTGTCTGGCTTGGCTTGAACTGAAGTATAATATAGTATTGTTAAGTTGAATGAATAATCTAAAAAAAGTTATGTTTCACTATTTTTAAGACAAAGAATAATACAAGTGAATAATAAATTTACGTGTAGATGTCAAATTGCCAAGGTTCATACATTgactgtttcttttttaaattgtttctcCAGATCAGATGCATTAATGTTAAATcatgtatatacttttattttggtaagacatttggtatattttcaGTGCACCATTCATTGAAGTATATTTGATCTTCAGAATTTACTTCTCGTAAAATGTAATTACATATAGTTTCATTTTAGGAAGTACGCTTTAGATCAGAGGCATACCCTTTGATAAATAATCAAtgctaagatttttttttttttgaattttgtttccaTTTGGTGTTTTGTTTTAGAAGGAAAAAAGTAGTCCAGTCTGATGAGGAAACggatacataaaacacaatattGTGGTGGTTGGTTTCGGAATATTTTGTCAGGTagtgtttaaaagtatttcaggaattttgattttgaaacgCAAAATGTGGCATTAAAATGGACCTATCTTGTAGT from Mercenaria mercenaria strain notata chromosome 16, MADL_Memer_1, whole genome shotgun sequence encodes the following:
- the LOC128549334 gene encoding uncharacterized protein LOC128549334, whose protein sequence is MYSEFIVSQTFVMTRHEKKSCARPGVGSVNADIMVHGLGNYNCQRSGRNLKRFKRYIFAFVVFIVYSAEKLIGVLRRIKPATQVQAKPDTVPERKPALEPETDMKKVIEKYEGIRIKAYDAQPKNPKVHDTTIGIGFNLNRDGAKETFEKIVPGVDFNNVKSGQQTITEDQARALFNHDVDNIYEPRARNKVGKDVYDKLPSNVKTAVVNAVYRGDLGPKTTDLIKQGKWNEVGKEYLDHNQYKNAEELGISGVKTRMDWNKKQFDTMIKP